The following coding sequences lie in one Myxococcus xanthus genomic window:
- a CDS encoding PTS sugar transporter subunit IIC, with protein sequence MSVVWTQVALAGLWGGLVALERKAFLQAMMSRPLVAATVMGALLDDVASGLAIGMLLELFFLGTANLGAALPENDTLAATGTSAAAATLSAATGAGSTPAIWSLAVLLFIGLGRVGRKGDRLLEGYTARLARVALASAEAGNITRAMRQNLWGMWPHFAVYGSLTALCALLGFFIEPLLQALPPVVVRGLAWAWPAMASVAAAIAAQGSHARRAPLFAGLGAAVVTASVVCVILLEGR encoded by the coding sequence GTGAGCGTCGTCTGGACCCAGGTGGCGCTTGCGGGACTGTGGGGCGGACTGGTGGCATTGGAACGCAAGGCGTTCCTCCAGGCCATGATGTCCCGGCCCCTGGTCGCCGCCACGGTCATGGGCGCACTGCTTGATGACGTGGCATCGGGTCTGGCCATTGGCATGCTCCTGGAGCTGTTCTTCCTGGGCACCGCCAACCTGGGGGCCGCGCTGCCGGAGAACGACACCCTGGCGGCCACCGGCACCAGCGCCGCCGCGGCCACGTTGTCCGCGGCCACGGGCGCGGGCTCCACGCCGGCCATCTGGTCGCTCGCCGTGCTGCTCTTCATCGGCCTGGGACGCGTGGGCCGCAAGGGTGACCGGCTGCTGGAGGGCTACACGGCGCGGCTGGCCCGGGTGGCGCTGGCCTCCGCGGAGGCGGGGAACATCACCCGCGCCATGCGGCAGAACCTGTGGGGCATGTGGCCCCACTTCGCCGTGTACGGCTCGCTCACCGCGCTCTGCGCGCTGCTGGGCTTCTTCATCGAACCGCTGCTCCAGGCGCTGCCCCCCGTGGTGGTGCGCGGGCTGGCGTGGGCCTGGCCGGCCATGGCGTCCGTGGCGGCGGCCATCGCGGCGCAGGGCAGCCACGCGCGGCGCGCGCCGCTCTTCGCGGGGCTGGGCGCGGCGGTGGTGACGGCGTCGGTCGTGTGCGTCATCCTCCTGGAGGGCCGATGA